In Brettanomyces bruxellensis chromosome 8, complete sequence, a genomic segment contains:
- the PGK1 gene encoding phosphoglycerate kinase (BUSCO:EOG09262F22), translating into MSLSNKLSVTDLDFAGKRVFIRVDFNVPLDGEKITNNQRIVAALPTIKYVLERKPKAVILASHLGRPNGERVPKLSLKPVAAELEKLLNKKVLFLNDCVGPEVEKAVNGAPAGSLVLLENLRFHIEETGSKKTADGKVKATAEQVEKFRDQLTALADVYVNDAFGTAHRAHSSMVGIKLPQRAAGFLMRKELTYFAKALENPDRPFLAILGGAKVSDKIQLIDNLLDKVNRLIIGGGMAYTFVKIINDAKIGKSLFDPEGAKLVPKLVEKAKKNGVKIYLPVDFVTADSFSPDAKTGYATLAEGVPEGWQGLDIGEKTIEEFSKVIAESKTIVWNGPPGVFEFEKFATGTKALLNAAVKACQAGSTVIVGGGDTATVTKKFGGADKLSHVSTGGGASLELLEGKKLPGVVFLSDKN; encoded by the coding sequence ATGTCGTTATCTAACAAATTGTCAGTCACCGATTTGGACTTTGCTGGAAAGAGAGTCTTCATCAGAGTTGACTTCAACGTCCCATTGGATGGAGAGAAGATCACCAACAACCAGAGAATTGTTGCTGCTTTGCCAACCATCAAGTACGTTCTTGAGAGAAAGCCAAAGGCTGTTATTCTCGCTTCCCACTTGGGCAGACCAAACGGAGAGAGAGTTCCAAAGCTTTCTTTGAAGCCAGTTGCTGCTGAATTGGAGAAGCTTCTTAACAAGAAGGTTCTTTTCCTCAACGACTGTGTCGGACCAGAGGTTGAGAAGGCCGTTAACGGTGCCCCAGCTGGATCCCTTGTTCTTTTGGAGAACTTGAGATTCCACATCGAGGAAACTGGTTCTAAGAAGACCGCCGACGGTAAGGTTAAGGCCACCGCCGAGCAGGTTGAGAAGTTCAGAGACCAATTGACCGCTCTTGCTGACGTTTACGTCAACGATGCCTTCGGTACTGCTCACAGAGCTCATTCTTCCATGGTCGGAATCAAGTTGCCACAGAGAGCTGCCGGTTTCTTGATGAGAAAGGAATTGACATACTTCGCCAAGGCTTTGGAGAACCCAGACAGGCCATTCTTGGCTATCTTGGGTGGTGCCAAGGTTTCCGACAAGATTCAGTTGATCGACAACTTGTTGGACAAGGTCAACCGTTTGATCATTGGTGGTGGTATGGCTTACACTTTCGTTAAGATTATTAACGATGCCAAGATCGGAAAGTCTTTGTTCGACCCAGAGGGAGCTAAGTTGGTTCCAAAGTTGGTTGAGAAGGCTAAGAAGAACGGTGTTAAGATCTACCTCCCAGTCGATTTCGTCACTGCCGACAGCTTCTCCCCAGATGCCAAGACCGGTTACGCTACATTGGCTGAGGGTGTCCCAGAAGGATGGCAGGGATTGGATATCGGTGAAAAGACTATTGAGGAATTCTCCAAGGTCATCGCCGAGTCCAAGACTATCGTCTGGAATGGACCTCCAGGTGTCTTCGAGTTTGAGAAGTTCGCCACTGGTACCAAGGCTCTTTTGAACGCAGCTGTTAAGGCTTGCCAGGCTGGCTCCACTGTCATTGTTGGTGGTGGTGACACTGCTACTGTTACCAAGAAGTTCGGTGGTGCTGACAAGTTGTCTCACGTCTCTACTGGTGGTGGTGCTTCCTTGGAATTGTTGGAGGGAAAGAAGTTGCCAGGTgttgttttcctttctgACAAGAACTAA
- a CDS encoding uncharacterized protein (CAZy:GT71) has product MSRWNFCLKTRRFKLVFNTALCLGVVSLILFTISSSGYMNEPLKEDLANKLEKFPESESVTPLPSKFDNDALKEISPPPANDDISGTSNEKAKDNSKQQQSDHNEAKEQTDQDKYNEPAELNPVEEESGKQQGEQNAAQDETDDERLRKAKIYFAQIFETLREGHPNCEKIYRVKGKKAEDVGVETIGKSPSPTEEYLRSIIKLTPEQLQKMKMAHNKMVSRLPDKYPENLYKGDGIVYVGGGIFSWYSLLSIRNIRRLGCSLPIEIVIPDEKEYEPELCDKVFPAYGARCVYLPKILDDSVRNNFLFKGYQYKVLALMVSSFENVLLLDADNVPVTSPEPLFRSTPFNETGLVVWPDFWKRTTSPYLYDIAGIKVDRKTRLSTGYATYGHFEKENCPKDKVLFHQYKGAFPDPSSESGQLLISKKKHTKDLWITLYYNMFGPDYFYPLLSQGAAGEGDKETFLAGAHALNRKYYQVRKLVEAVGMFRDGKFHGIAMKQYNAIDDYALSVEYKDAVDQVKESPRFMFLHINFPKLNPAAIKASGLIYDKKTGKRNRLFGKSINNELDYDFELTQWQSMKALICDNNIHFMAFENLKITKDELCKDISSQLDFLIETTTTK; this is encoded by the coding sequence ATGAGTAGGTGGAATTTCTGCTTAAAAACTCGACGCTTCAAGTTGGTGTTTAACACAGCGTTATGTCTTGGCGTGGTTTCCCTAATCTTATTCACTATATCTTCTTCGGGATACATGAATGAACCCCTAAAGGAGGATTTAGCCAATAAGTTAGAAAAATTTCCCGAGTCTGAGAGTGTTACTCCGTTACCGTCGAAGTTTGATAATGATGCGTTAAAGGAGATATCACCTCCACCAGCAAATGATGACATCTCGGGTACTTCAAATGAAAAGGCTAAAGATAACTCTAAGCAACAGCAAAGTGATCATAATGAAGCTAAAGAGCAGACCGATCAAGACAAATATAACGAGCCAGCTGAATTGAATCCAGTTGAGGAAGAGAGCGGAAAGCAGCAAGGTGAGCAAAACGCTGCGCAGGATGAGACTGATGACGAAAGACTGcgaaaagcaaaaatatattttgcaCAAATATTCGAAACTCTTAGAGAGGGCCACCCAAATTGCGAGAAGATTTATAGGGTGAAAGGGAAAAAGGCAGAGGATGTTGGTGTTGAAACAATTGGAAAATCGCCATCACCGACGGAAGAGTATCTCCGAAGCATTATAAAACTTACGCCAGAACAGTtgcagaaaatgaaaatggcaCACAATAAAATGGTTTCAAGGCTTCCCGATAAGTATCCGGAGAATCTCTATAAAGGTGATGGTATCGTGTATGTTGGTGGAGGTATTTTCAGTTGGTACTCGTTACTTTCaataagaaatatcagGAGGTTGGGTTGCTCCTTACCAATTGAGATTGTCATTCCTGATGAGAAGGAGTACGAGCCAGAACTTTGTGACAAGGTTTTCCCTGCATATGGTGCACGCTGTGTTTACTTGCCCAAGATATTGGATGACTCCGTGCGGAACAACTTCCTATTCAAGGGATATCAGTATAAAGTTTTGGCACTTATGGTTTCATCCTTTGAAAATGTTTTGCTTTTGGATGCAGATAATGTTCCAGTTACCTCACCCGAGCCATTGTTCCGTTCAACTCCTTTCAACGAGACTGGTCTGGTTGTCTGGCCTGACTTCTGGAAACGAACAACATCTCCCTATTTGTATGATATAGCAGGAATCAAGGTGGACAGAAAAACCAGATTATCTACTGGGTATGCCACATACGGtcattttgaaaaggagAACTGTCCTAAAGATAAGGTACTTTTTCATCAGTATAAAGGTGCATTTCCGGATCCATCTTCTGAGTCCGGTCAGCTTCTCATCtccaaaaagaagcacaCCAAGGATCTTTGGATAACGCTTTATTACAACATGTTTGGTCCAGATTATTTCTATCCATTACTTTCTCAAGGTGCAGCTGGTGAAGGTGATAAAGAAACTTTCTTGGCTGGTGCACATGCACTTAACAGAAAATACTATCAGGTTCGCAAGCTTGTGGAAGCTGTCGGAATGTTCAGAGATGGAAAGTTTCATGGAATCGCTATGAAGCAGTATAATGCGATAGATGATTATGCCCTATCGGTTGAATATAAAGATGCAGTTGATCAGGTCAAAGAGTCACCAAGATTCATGTTTTTGCATATCAACTTTCCAAAATTGAATCCGGCAGCAATTAAGGCAAGTGGGCTTATTTACGACAAAAAGACTGGCAAAAGAAATAGACTTTTCGGTAAAAGCATTAATAATGAGCTTGATTACGACTTTGAATTGACGCAGTGGCAGAGCATGAAAGCGCTAATATGTGACAACAATATTCATTTCATGGcctttgaaaatttgaagataaCTAAAGATGAGCTCTGTAAAGATATCTCAAGTCAGTTGGACTTTCTCATAGAAACCACAACAACGAAGTAA
- a CDS encoding uncharacterized protein (CAZy:GT15) — MAFELQKGIEQTTYRRANATFYTLCRNSDLYELLETIQNYNNRFNDKFKYDWIFLNDKPFTEEFKRAVQAITTGNAYFDQIPEEYWSLPENLNVTKMYAGMKLLRDDPDGAAPYATSLSYRHMCRFESGFFYKQKLLQKYRFFWRVEPGVRLKCDINHDLFKEMEDNNYDYGFTIGMVEYSKTIPSLFKSMRSALQSLGNDHLLTDTDKYSEFVFDRNTNDYNYCHFWTNFEIGNLDVFRSKEYNEIFEALDRYNGFYYERWGDAPVRSLILSLLLKKGTIKRFSNIGYTHPPYTQCPTNEKVHLSHRCTCDPSLDITNEWYSCSWIFDNIESGENPLGISTHA; from the coding sequence ATGGCGTTCGAACTTCAGAAAGGCATAGAACAAACTACATACAGACGTGCAAATGCCACCTTTTACACTTTATGTAGAAATAGTGACTTATATGAGTTATTGGAAACTATACAAAACTACAACAATAGGTTTAAcgataaattcaaatatgaCTGGATATTTCTGAATGACAAACCATTTACGGAGGAGTTTAAAAGGGCCGTTCAGGCGATTACTACAGGAAATGCATATTTCGATCAAATACCAGAAGAATATTGGAGCTTACCAGAGAATCTCAACGTTACCAAAATGTATGCAGGAATGAAGCTGTTGCGAGATGATCCTGACGGTGCGGCACCATATGCTACATCACTAAGTTATCGGCATATGTGCAGATTTGAATCCGGCTTTTTTTACAAGCagaaacttcttcaaaagtatAGATTCTTCTGGCGTGTTGAACCTGGTGTTCGCTTAAAATGTGATATAAATCATGATCTCTTTAAGGAAATGGAGGACAACAATTATGATTACGGATTTACAATTGGCATGGTTGAATATTCTAAAACCATACCATCCTTATTCAAATCTATGAGGAGTGCACTTCAATCTCTTGGTAATGATCATCTTCTTACGGATACGGATAAGTATTCAGAGTTTGTCTTTGACAGGAATACTAATGATTACAACTACTGTCATTTTTGGACAAATTTCGAAATTGGAAATTTAGATGTTTTTCGGTCTAAAGAATACAATGAGATATTTGAAGCGCTTGACAGATACAATGGCTTTTATTATGAGAGATGGGGCGATGCTCCAGTACGTTCATTAATTTTGTCTTTGCTTCTTAAAAAGGGAACGATCAAACGGTTTTCGAACATCGGATATACACATCCACCGTATACTCAGTGTCCGACGAATGAAAAAGTTCATCTTTCACACAGATGCACTTGCGATCCATCTCTTGATATAACCAACGAATGGTATAGTTGTTCATGGATATTCGACAATATTGAAAGTGGTGAGAATCCATTGGGCATTAGCACCCACGCATaa
- a CDS encoding uncharacterized protein (BUSCO:EOG09264RJ7): protein MGLLSIIRKQKLKEKEIRVLMLGLDNSGKTTIVKSLLHKDIKAISPTMGFNIDTVNYGGFNINIWDIGGQTSLRTFWYNYFEKTDFLVWVIDASSLHRLSENFTEFEKVLQEDRIAGCELLILINKIDTYNGDQEKLKKHVVETLQLDKIRNHKWQLLCCSAYSGENLQDALNWIVRSYENKYYIL from the coding sequence atgggATTGTTATCAATTATCAGAAAgcagaagttgaaggagaaagagatAAGGGTGTTGATGCTTGGCCTCGATAATTCGGGAAAAACAACAATCGTGAAATCGCTTCTTCACAAAGATATCAAGGCAATTTCTCCGACAATGGGATTCAATATCGATACAGTGAATTATGGTGGATTTAACATAAATATCTGGGATATCGGTGGACAGACATCTCTTCGAACATTTTGGTATAACTACTTTGAAAAAACTGATTTTCTTGTCTGGGTGATTGATGCTTCAAGCCTTCATCGTTTGTCAGAAAACTTCACGGAGTTCGAAAAAGTCCTTCAAGAAGATAGGATTGCTGGATGTGAACTACTTATTTTAATCAATAAAATTGACACGTACAATGGAGATCAAGAGAAACTCAAGAAACATGTTGTCGAAACATTACAGCTTGACAAGATAAGGAATCATAAATGGCAACTACTCTGTTGTAGTGCTTACTCTGGAGAGAACTTACAGGATGCCCTGAATTGGATAGTAAGAAGTTATGAAAATAAGTACTACATTCTTTGA
- a CDS encoding uncharacterized protein (BUSCO:EOG09261HQU), with translation MSGKSTENGSKNATSRKYARRTVQTFITQFCRRKTKKKEVIILGDDASDDKVVELGKDSRKEEYELTLNEKEMQQNIQLEIPESGTLDDKGEQTVNIKCPICNLNIGNLDLTQRNEHVNDCLFTVTTLTNSTKYVSVKKGKKRSRTDNKMAKKKEKCKKKQRQKRRPKPALPDYKVLQLGKDKIAVDAFGFEPDNTIQTYILTHFHSDHYGGLRKSWDNGSLIIGTKVTVALAVKRFNIPVDKFMGMEYNESRMIPNTHIEITCLDANHCPGSAIFVLQSKITGEKFLHCGDFRANGKMVKALRKWGKFDRIYIDDTYLDPQYSFPKQVDVIDATCNVILNGSQEAQSTQKRVIDFFRKVGDAPSEFLVVVGTYSIGKERLAIELAERMKSRIYCDERKGNILKILQWKQLDDILETNPANAHACKVHLVSMRAMNKDSLLLYLKQYSSHFKTVIGINPTGWSFGFSKANKRRTLTGFEGIDSFLNEFIDPVPLSEVYDEIKKQFSFRNKQERAQDLVVGKTLRVPYSEHSSFRELFYFINLVPASKIIPTVNVSNLDEERWLRSFQKYEGKLDVEKM, from the coding sequence ATGAGCGGGAAAAGTACTGAAAACGGAAGCAAGAATGCAACTAGTAGAAAATACGCAAGACGTACGGTACAGACATTTATCACCCAATTTTGCAGAaggaaaacgaaaaaaaaagaggttATTATTTTAGGGGATGATGCAAGTGATGACAAAGTGGTTGAGCTTGGAAAGGATTCAAGGAAGGAAGAATATGAGCTAACACtgaatgaaaaagagatgCAGCAAAATATACAACTAGAGATACCCGAATCCGGAACTTTGGATGACAAGGGTGAACAAACAGTGAATATAAAATGCCCAATATgcaatttgaatattggAAATCTGGACCTCACACAAAGAAATGAGCATGTGAATGATTGCTTATTTACGGTTACCACTCTTACAAATTCGACAAAGTATGTCTCAGTTaagaaggggaaaaagaggaGTCGTACAGATAATAAAATGGctaagaagaaagagaaatgcaaaaagaaacagAGGCAGAAACGTAGGCCAAAACCAGCTTTGCCAGACTATAAGGTCCTTCAACttggaaaagataaaattgCAGTAGATGCTTTTGGCTTCGAGCCAGACAATACAATTCAGACATATATTTTAACCCATTTTCACTCAGATCATTATGGAGGATTGCGGAAAAGTTGGGATAATGGAAGCCTCATTATTGGAACCAAAGTTACAGTGGCACTAGCTGTGAAACGTTTCAATATTCCAGTGGACAAATTTATGGGAATGGAGTACAACGAGAGTCGGATGATTCCAAATACACACATTGAAATAACCTGCCTGGATGCAAATCATTGTCCTGGAAGTGCGATATTTGTTTTGCAATCAAAGATAACAGGCGAGAAGTTTCTCCATTGCGGGGATTTCCGTGCAAATGGAAAGATGGTTAAAGCTTTAAGGAAATGGGGGAAGTTCGACCGTATTTACATAGATGATACGTACTTGGACCCCCAATATAGTTTTCCGAAGCAAGTGGACGTTATTGATGCCACTTGCAATGTGATACTAAACGGAAGTCAAGAAGCTCAAAGTACGCAAAAGCGAGTCATAGACTTTTTTCGCAAGGTTGGGGACGCTCCCTCAGAATTTTTGGTAGTTGTGGGTACATACTCAATTGGCAAAGAGAGACTGGCTATAGAGCTTGCAGAGAGAATGAAATCTCGTATATATTGCGATGAGCGGAAGGGAAATATCTTGAAGATATTACAATGGAAACAGTTAGATGACATACTGGAGACCAACCCTGCTAACGCTCATGCTTGTAAAGTTCATTTAGTATCAATGAGGGCGATGAATAAAGATTCATTACTGTTGTATTTGAAACAGTATTCTTCTCATTTCAAAACGGTTATAGGTATTAATCCGACTGGCTGGTCCTTTGGATTTTCGAAAGCGAACAAGAGACGCACACTAACAGGATTTGAAGGTAttgattcatttttaaatgAATTTATCGACCCTGTACCACTAAGTGAAGTTTACGATGAGATTAAAAAGCAATTTAGTTTTCGGAATAAACAAGAAAGGGCACAAGATCTAGTTGTTGGGAAAACATTAAGGGTTCCGTATAGTGAGCATTCATCCTTTAGGgagcttttttattttataaaCCT